Proteins encoded together in one Sulfitobacter pontiacus window:
- a CDS encoding polymer-forming cytoskeletal protein — protein MFSKSKINDPAPKSDADTSSTAAPSSSAPTAPKQSEFKASAPKTKPPASVLSSDLHITGNLKTTGDIQVEGTVEGDIRAHLLTIGETATIKGEVIADDVVINGRIVGRVRGLKVRLTSTARVEGDIIHKTIAIESGAHFEGSVQRQDDPLNPGAKSAPAQKPNPAS, from the coding sequence ATGTTTTCTAAAAGCAAAATCAATGATCCCGCTCCTAAATCCGACGCAGACACGTCCAGCACCGCTGCACCGTCATCCTCTGCACCGACTGCGCCCAAGCAAAGCGAATTCAAGGCCAGCGCGCCCAAGACAAAACCACCTGCCTCCGTGCTGTCCTCCGATCTGCACATCACCGGCAACCTGAAAACAACCGGCGACATCCAGGTTGAAGGCACCGTGGAAGGCGACATTCGCGCCCACCTGCTGACCATCGGCGAAACCGCGACCATCAAAGGCGAAGTGATCGCCGATGACGTTGTGATCAACGGCCGTATCGTGGGCCGCGTGCGCGGTCTGAAAGTCCGCCTGACATCGACCGCCCGCGTCGAAGGCGACATCATCCACAAGACCATCGCCATCGAATCCGGTGCGCATTTCGAAGGCTCCGTTCAGCGTCAGGACGACCCGCTGAACCCCGGCGCGAAATCCGCCCCTGCACAAAAGCCGAACCCGGCGTCCTGA
- a CDS encoding M23 family metallopeptidase — protein MRTRFAIKIHSALERFFPERRVFLKSDTDTRFIRLRPVTQLFVFTGASLFVAWSIVATAVILMDSIGSGNFREQAKRDQRTYQARLSDLSAQRNGRAEEAVAAQERFNAALKQISVMQSELLQSETRRRELETGIEVIQSTLRDTMKDREAARTQVAELEGAAEGDGKSKTAANGSSAPISLLAEALERTAAERDQVVIDAQDALIQADELNQKLALMREQNDAIFRQLEEAMTVSVAPLDKMFRSAGMPTDRMLATVRRGYSGQGGPLMPLSFSTRGEVPSPDTLRANRLLSQMDKLNMYRIAAQKAPFASPLKSSFRFSSPYGYRRDPKTGGRRMHSGTDFAAGMGTPIYATAEGVVTHAGWSSGYGRLVKIQHEFGVETRYAHQSKLRVKVGQRVSRGQRIGDMGTSGRSTGVHLHYEVRVGGKAVNPMIFIKAANDVF, from the coding sequence GTGCGGACAAGGTTTGCGATCAAAATTCATTCGGCGCTTGAACGGTTTTTTCCCGAACGCCGCGTTTTTCTGAAATCCGATACCGACACACGCTTTATCCGCCTGCGCCCCGTTACCCAGCTTTTCGTCTTCACCGGGGCGTCTTTGTTTGTGGCCTGGTCGATCGTCGCCACCGCCGTGATCCTGATGGACAGCATCGGGTCGGGCAATTTTCGCGAACAAGCCAAACGCGACCAACGCACCTATCAGGCCCGGTTGAGCGATCTTTCAGCGCAGCGCAATGGGCGCGCGGAAGAGGCCGTTGCCGCGCAGGAACGGTTTAACGCCGCGCTGAAGCAGATTTCGGTCATGCAGTCCGAGCTGCTGCAATCCGAGACGCGCCGCCGCGAGCTTGAGACCGGCATCGAAGTTATTCAAAGCACCCTGCGCGACACGATGAAAGACCGCGAAGCTGCGCGCACCCAGGTCGCGGAACTGGAAGGGGCCGCGGAAGGCGACGGCAAGTCCAAGACAGCCGCCAATGGATCCTCCGCCCCGATTTCCCTGCTGGCAGAGGCGCTTGAGCGTACCGCCGCCGAACGCGATCAGGTGGTGATTGATGCCCAAGACGCGCTGATCCAGGCGGATGAACTGAACCAGAAGCTGGCCTTGATGCGCGAACAGAACGACGCGATTTTCCGCCAGCTTGAAGAGGCTATGACCGTCTCTGTTGCGCCGCTTGATAAGATGTTCCGCAGCGCGGGCATGCCGACCGACCGGATGCTGGCGACGGTGCGGCGCGGTTATTCCGGTCAAGGCGGCCCGCTCATGCCTCTCAGCTTCTCTACACGGGGGGAGGTTCCTTCTCCGGATACGCTGCGTGCCAACCGGCTGCTAAGCCAGATGGACAAGCTGAATATGTACCGCATTGCCGCGCAAAAAGCGCCCTTTGCGAGCCCGCTCAAGTCGTCTTTCCGGTTCAGCAGCCCGTATGGCTACCGCCGGGATCCAAAGACGGGCGGGCGCAGAATGCATAGCGGAACCGACTTTGCTGCGGGTATGGGCACGCCCATTTACGCGACAGCCGAGGGCGTCGTCACCCACGCCGGCTGGAGCTCGGGATATGGGCGGTTGGTAAAAATTCAACATGAATTCGGGGTCGAGACACGTTACGCGCACCAATCCAAATTGCGCGTAAAAGTCGGCCAAAGGGTATCGCGCGGACAGCGGATAGGTGATATGGGAACATCAGGACGGTCTACTGGTGTCCACCTGCATTACGAAGTCCGTGTCGGTGGCAAGGCTGTAAATCCAATGATCTTTATCAAGGCTGCAAACGATGTTTTCTAA
- a CDS encoding ferritin-like domain-containing protein, with translation MIALAQMAENVLRTADGREKTALSHKYAAEWRAARAAGEAPEIGTSNPPLRPARPDQPELLSPRDVPHRKPGSPEGRIALLHAVAHIELNAVDLHWDIIARFTDVKMPMGFYDDWVSAADDESKHFNLMCDCLEALGSHYGALPAHAGMWRAAEDTVDDFMGRLAVVPMVLEARGLDVTPNMIQVFKSAKATQAVDALEVIYAEEVAHVAYGSKWFHFLCGRHELDPKEAFHDLVRTYFHGVLKPPFNEEKRAEAGIPPDFYWPLTESV, from the coding sequence ATGATCGCGCTGGCCCAAATGGCGGAAAACGTGCTGCGCACTGCGGATGGCCGTGAGAAAACTGCGCTTTCTCACAAGTACGCAGCCGAGTGGCGGGCTGCCCGCGCCGCAGGCGAGGCACCGGAAATCGGCACGTCCAACCCGCCGTTGCGCCCCGCCCGCCCCGACCAGCCAGAACTTTTGTCGCCCCGCGATGTGCCCCACCGCAAGCCCGGATCGCCCGAAGGGCGCATCGCCTTGCTGCACGCCGTGGCCCATATCGAATTGAACGCGGTTGATCTACACTGGGACATTATCGCGCGCTTTACCGATGTCAAAATGCCCATGGGATTTTACGATGATTGGGTCAGCGCCGCCGACGATGAATCCAAACATTTCAATCTGATGTGCGATTGTCTTGAAGCTTTGGGCAGCCACTACGGGGCCTTGCCCGCCCATGCTGGTATGTGGCGCGCTGCCGAGGATACGGTGGATGATTTCATGGGGCGTCTCGCCGTTGTGCCTATGGTGCTTGAGGCGCGCGGGCTCGATGTGACGCCCAATATGATTCAGGTGTTCAAAAGCGCCAAGGCCACGCAGGCCGTCGACGCGCTTGAGGTGATTTACGCCGAAGAGGTCGCGCATGTGGCCTATGGGTCAAAGTGGTTCCACTTCTTGTGCGGGCGTCACGAGCTTGACCCGAAAGAGGCGTTCCACGATCTGGTGCGCACCTATTTCCACGGTGTTCTCAAGCCCCCGTTCAACGAAGAGAAGCGGGCAGAGGCCGGGATTCCACCGGATTTTTACTGGCCGTTGACCGAGAGTGTTTAA
- a CDS encoding peroxiredoxin, whose amino-acid sequence MPEISQPAPDFTLPVTGGGEISLSDLRGKAVVLYFYPRDDTPGCTKEAVGFSEHLEAFADAGAVVFGVSRDTMAKHDRFAAKHALTVPLLADIDGAVTEAYGVWVEKNMYGKKSMGIERATYLIDASGNIARIWRKVKVAGHVEEVLDAVRAL is encoded by the coding sequence ATGCCAGAGATTTCCCAACCTGCACCAGACTTTACGCTTCCTGTGACGGGGGGTGGCGAAATTTCGCTCTCCGATCTGCGAGGCAAGGCTGTGGTTTTGTATTTCTACCCCCGTGACGACACGCCGGGCTGCACCAAGGAGGCCGTGGGCTTCTCCGAACATCTTGAAGCATTTGCCGACGCCGGTGCCGTGGTTTTTGGCGTATCCCGTGACACGATGGCAAAACACGACCGTTTTGCGGCCAAACATGCCCTGACGGTTCCCCTGCTGGCCGATATCGATGGGGCCGTGACCGAAGCCTATGGCGTCTGGGTCGAAAAGAATATGTACGGCAAAAAATCCATGGGGATCGAACGCGCCACCTATCTGATCGATGCGAGCGGCAATATCGCCCGCATCTGGCGCAAGGTGAAAGTCGCCGGTCACGTGGAAGAGGTACTGGACGCGGTGCGCGCCCTATGA
- a CDS encoding DUF3971 domain-containing protein, protein MPNTSAAPRSPKRRRLWQATKWSLLVISLIVATIAGAAIYMIRSPIVVPEWLETRIEERFAKDMPLARIGFGEMVLIVDEGWRPRVRLRDVNITNPQGVSFAAFREVRASFSIQGLLAGDVQPRDIAMSGVVANLRRDKDGRVALSAASGTAPAERRAATMPQLIGQLDTVFETKALSRLRSIELRALTLRYTDLQSDRMWTVDGGRLLLDREGDNLRMTAELAVLGGGADVATLSANYSSKIGDTASQFGVNFDGVSAGDIAVQNPAFAWLKVLRASISGSVRSSLDEDGTFEPLNATLQIGAGVVQPNERATPIPFDGARSYFSYDPDQRLLRFDELSVESKWVSGRIEGAASLGIDDSGKLGELVAQVRLRDLVADPADIYDTPVSIEGADLDAKITFNPFHMSVGRMDIVDGGTTLNLSGDLRAGPQGWQVALDAGLNALKPARLLELWPENVKPKTRKWVDENIYAGALSDVDLAFRLKPGAAPQAYLDFDFQGAEVRFLRTMPNITDGSGHASLSRNRFVVSVDTGVITPPDETPVSVNGSSFIMPDVTVKDGPPGIVRLRADADITSVLALLNRPPLQAMDKANLPVDVVDARAQLAGTLSFPMKKGSDPKLTIFDINGTLAEFQSDRLVKDRALRADQLTLNASNSGLTIKGEGELDGVPFDGEWSQPFGKAGAASSVRADIALNAKTLETFKIALPPDTIAGEGRAWFAMDLVKGQPPDFSVISDLRGLRITVPQIGWTKARSQTGTLEISGRLGPVPDVDTLKISAAGLSAQGDVTLHPSGALDRLQFHRLQVGNWLDVPVDLIGQGAGRPVQVVVKGGRLDLRRAELGKSKPSGVASPPMLLSLDRLQVTDKIALTGMQGEFNVARGLDGRFTAALNGGAPVSGRVVPKDGRSAVQLTATDAGGVLRSANIAQQVHGGALSLTLVPTGSGGAFDGHAEIKDVRIKDAPTIAALVNAVSVVGLINELNGDGIYFDTVEADFRLSSNRVNLTQASATGASLGISMDGVFATDTGQMALQGVISPVYMLNGIASFLTRKGEGLLGFNYSIGGTVQNPSVSVNPLSGFVPGAMRDIFRSTPRTTPAQDGGAATPAPQKPVAQRFEGR, encoded by the coding sequence ATGCCCAACACCAGCGCAGCCCCCCGCAGCCCCAAGCGGAGACGACTTTGGCAAGCCACCAAATGGTCGCTGCTGGTTATTTCGCTGATTGTTGCCACCATCGCGGGGGCTGCCATCTATATGATCCGCAGCCCCATTGTCGTGCCGGAATGGCTCGAGACGCGCATCGAAGAGCGGTTTGCCAAAGATATGCCGCTTGCGCGGATCGGCTTTGGAGAGATGGTGTTGATCGTGGACGAAGGGTGGCGGCCGCGCGTTCGGCTGCGGGACGTGAATATCACCAACCCCCAAGGGGTTAGCTTTGCCGCCTTCCGCGAAGTGCGGGCCAGTTTTTCCATTCAGGGCCTGCTGGCAGGCGATGTGCAGCCGCGCGATATTGCGATGTCCGGGGTGGTGGCCAATTTGCGTCGCGATAAGGATGGCCGCGTCGCGCTGAGCGCGGCGAGCGGGACTGCCCCGGCAGAGCGGCGGGCGGCCACGATGCCGCAGTTGATCGGCCAGCTTGATACGGTGTTCGAGACGAAGGCGCTGTCGCGGCTGCGGTCGATAGAGCTGCGCGCCCTGACCTTGCGCTACACCGATCTGCAGTCCGACAGGATGTGGACGGTGGATGGCGGGCGGCTGTTGCTGGACCGCGAAGGCGATAACCTGCGGATGACGGCCGAGCTCGCCGTTTTGGGCGGGGGGGCGGATGTTGCCACGCTTTCTGCCAACTACAGCAGCAAAATCGGCGATACCGCGTCGCAGTTCGGTGTGAATTTCGATGGCGTGAGCGCGGGCGACATCGCGGTGCAGAACCCAGCGTTTGCTTGGTTGAAAGTGCTGCGCGCGTCTATCTCCGGTTCGGTGCGCAGCAGCCTTGACGAGGACGGCACCTTCGAGCCGCTGAACGCGACTCTGCAAATCGGGGCCGGGGTGGTTCAGCCTAATGAGCGTGCTACGCCGATCCCCTTTGACGGGGCCCGCAGCTATTTCAGCTATGACCCAGATCAGCGTCTGCTGCGTTTTGACGAGCTTTCGGTCGAAAGCAAATGGGTGTCGGGCCGGATCGAGGGGGCCGCAAGTCTGGGTATTGATGACAGCGGTAAACTGGGCGAGCTGGTCGCACAGGTTCGTCTGCGCGATCTGGTGGCTGACCCTGCCGATATTTATGACACCCCTGTGTCGATTGAGGGTGCCGATCTGGATGCCAAAATCACTTTCAACCCGTTTCACATGTCCGTCGGCCGTATGGATATCGTCGACGGGGGGACGACGTTGAACCTGTCGGGGGATTTGCGGGCGGGGCCGCAGGGGTGGCAAGTTGCGCTGGATGCGGGGTTGAACGCGTTGAAACCAGCGCGCCTGCTTGAGCTTTGGCCAGAAAACGTCAAACCAAAGACCCGCAAGTGGGTGGACGAAAATATCTACGCCGGCGCGTTGAGCGACGTTGACCTTGCCTTTCGTTTGAAGCCGGGCGCGGCACCGCAAGCATACCTCGACTTTGACTTTCAGGGTGCCGAGGTTCGATTTTTGCGCACCATGCCGAATATCACCGACGGCAGCGGTCATGCGAGCCTTTCGCGCAACCGCTTTGTTGTCAGCGTGGATACCGGGGTGATCACACCGCCCGACGAGACGCCGGTGTCGGTGAACGGGTCTTCGTTCATCATGCCGGATGTCACGGTCAAGGACGGCCCTCCCGGCATCGTTCGGTTGCGCGCCGATGCGGACATCACATCGGTCCTGGCGCTGTTGAACCGGCCCCCGTTGCAGGCAATGGACAAGGCCAACCTGCCGGTTGACGTCGTCGATGCACGGGCCCAGTTGGCGGGCACTTTGTCCTTTCCGATGAAAAAAGGCTCTGACCCGAAGCTGACGATCTTCGACATAAACGGAACGCTGGCGGAATTCCAAAGCGACCGTCTGGTCAAAGATCGCGCGCTGCGTGCCGACCAGCTGACATTGAACGCGTCCAACAGCGGCCTGACGATCAAGGGCGAGGGCGAGCTGGACGGCGTTCCCTTTGACGGCGAATGGTCCCAACCCTTCGGGAAGGCGGGCGCTGCGAGCAGTGTCAGGGCAGATATTGCGCTGAACGCCAAAACGCTCGAGACTTTCAAGATCGCGCTGCCCCCTGATACGATCGCAGGTGAAGGGCGGGCGTGGTTCGCGATGGATCTGGTTAAAGGCCAACCCCCTGATTTTTCTGTCATATCGGATCTGCGGGGTTTGCGCATCACCGTTCCACAGATCGGCTGGACCAAAGCGCGATCCCAGACGGGCACGTTGGAGATATCGGGGCGGCTTGGGCCGGTTCCAGACGTCGATACCTTGAAGATCAGCGCCGCGGGGCTGTCGGCGCAGGGAGATGTCACATTGCACCCAAGTGGTGCGTTGGACAGATTGCAATTTCACCGATTGCAGGTCGGGAACTGGCTGGATGTGCCTGTTGATCTGATCGGGCAGGGGGCAGGTCGCCCGGTGCAGGTGGTGGTGAAAGGCGGCCGTCTTGATTTGCGCAGGGCGGAGCTCGGAAAAAGCAAGCCCAGCGGGGTCGCGAGCCCGCCGATGTTGTTGTCGCTGGATCGACTGCAAGTCACGGATAAAATTGCCCTGACAGGAATGCAGGGCGAATTTAACGTCGCGCGTGGCCTTGATGGACGGTTCACGGCAGCCTTGAACGGGGGCGCGCCGGTTTCGGGTCGCGTCGTACCCAAGGATGGCCGTAGCGCGGTGCAATTGACGGCAACCGATGCTGGTGGCGTTTTGAGGTCTGCCAACATTGCACAACAAGTCCACGGCGGCGCGCTTTCGTTGACCCTGGTACCCACCGGATCGGGCGGGGCTTTCGACGGTCATGCAGAGATTAAAGACGTTCGTATCAAGGACGCCCCAACGATTGCAGCGCTGGTGAACGCAGTTTCCGTGGTCGGGCTGATCAACGAGTTGAACGGGGACGGGATATATTTTGACACGGTCGAAGCTGATTTTCGCCTGTCTTCCAATCGCGTCAACCTGACCCAAGCCAGCGCGACGGGGGCGTCGCTTGGGATTTCTATGGATGGGGTTTTTGCCACTGACACCGGCCAGATGGCGCTGCAGGGTGTGATCTCTCCTGTATATATGTTGAACGGAATAGCCAGTTTTCTGACCCGCAAGGGCGAGGGGCTTTTGGGTTTCAACTACTCTATCGGCGGGACGGTGCAGAACCCGTCTGTCTCGGTGAACCCGCTGTCGGGGTTTGTGCCCGGTGCGATGCGGGATATTTTTCGCAGCACTCCACGCACGACGCCCGCTCAGGATGGGGGGGCTGCCACCCCCGCGCCACAAAAACCTGTTGCTCAACGCTTTGAGGGGCGCTAA
- the queA gene encoding tRNA preQ1(34) S-adenosylmethionine ribosyltransferase-isomerase QueA: protein MKLSDFDFELPERLIATRPAVPRTSAKMLVAQGDHITDTTVANISDWLRPGDRLVLNDTRVIPARLSGVRRRDSAQGPVQARIEVTLLEPRGDADWTALIKPLKKLKIDETVVFSADLSARLIGVEDGQGRLRFNCSGDDFDAALNDAGAMPLPPYIAGKRPADAQDMTDYQTVFAKNAGAVAAPTASLHFDQLLLDQLAEMGVRFSHVTLHVGAGTFLPVKVDDIADHKMHSEWGQVSAQAAAEISATKAAGGRVIPVGTTALRLVETAARSGNIQPWEGDTDIFITPGFEFNVADALMTNFHLPKSTLMMLVSALMGQKTIQKIYNHAIESNYRFFSYGDASLLFPKTQINA from the coding sequence ATGAAACTCAGTGACTTCGATTTTGAACTGCCCGAGCGTTTGATCGCGACACGCCCTGCGGTCCCCCGTACGTCGGCCAAGATGCTGGTTGCGCAGGGTGATCATATCACTGACACGACTGTCGCCAATATCAGCGATTGGTTGCGTCCAGGGGATCGGCTGGTGCTGAATGACACAAGGGTTATTCCGGCGCGGTTGTCGGGGGTTCGCCGCCGGGACAGCGCACAGGGTCCGGTGCAGGCGCGTATCGAAGTAACCTTGCTGGAGCCACGGGGCGATGCGGACTGGACAGCGCTGATCAAGCCGTTGAAAAAGCTCAAGATTGACGAGACTGTCGTCTTTAGCGCCGATCTTTCTGCGCGTTTGATTGGCGTCGAGGATGGGCAGGGTCGACTGCGCTTCAACTGCAGCGGCGACGATTTTGACGCCGCGCTGAATGATGCCGGTGCGATGCCATTGCCGCCCTATATTGCGGGCAAGCGTCCGGCAGACGCGCAGGACATGACGGATTATCAAACCGTTTTCGCCAAGAATGCGGGCGCAGTGGCCGCGCCTACGGCGTCGCTCCACTTTGATCAGTTGCTGCTGGATCAGCTCGCCGAGATGGGGGTGCGCTTTAGCCACGTCACCTTGCATGTGGGCGCGGGGACGTTTCTGCCCGTGAAGGTCGATGACATTGCTGACCATAAAATGCACAGCGAGTGGGGGCAGGTGAGCGCGCAGGCAGCTGCCGAAATCTCCGCCACCAAAGCTGCTGGCGGGCGGGTCATACCCGTTGGGACCACTGCCTTGCGGCTGGTCGAGACCGCTGCGCGGTCCGGGAATATCCAACCCTGGGAAGGGGATACCGATATTTTCATTACCCCCGGTTTTGAATTCAATGTCGCAGACGCGTTGATGACGAATTTCCATCTTCCGAAGTCGACCCTCATGATGCTCGTTTCGGCATTGATGGGGCAGAAAACTATACAAAAGATTTACAATCACGCGATTGAATCGAATTATCGGTTTTTCTCCTATGGCGATGCGTCGCTGCTCTTTCCAAAGACGCAAATAAACGCCTGA
- a CDS encoding MFS transporter, producing MFQVLSSAWALLLGMCLLMVGNGMQGTLLGIRGGIEAFSTFEMSIVMSAYFVGFLGGSRMAPGMIRRVGHVRVFAALASMISAVMILYPTFPNVAVWSVGRVLIGFCFSAVYVTAESWLNNAATNENRGQALSLYMIVQTFGIVIAQALLLTADPSGFVLFVIPSVLVSVAVTPILLSISPTPAFDTTKPMSLRELAGFSPLGCVGMFLLGGVFSAQFGMASVYGAEAGLTVAQISIFVATFFVGSVVLQYPIGWVSDRMDRRLLIVITSIIGGIGSVIGMLLGHNFSVLLLTAFVVGGMSNPLYSLLIAHTNDFLEPEDMAAASGGMIFINGLGAILGPVITGWMMGTALGPGGFYLFTAVLFFALAVYASYRATVRPAIPADETGNYIPIYPAATTVAVELAQEYAIESEQTAEAEPT from the coding sequence ATGTTTCAGGTACTGAGCAGCGCATGGGCGCTTTTGTTGGGCATGTGTTTGCTGATGGTGGGCAACGGCATGCAAGGTACGCTCTTGGGGATTCGCGGCGGGATCGAGGCATTTTCGACCTTCGAAATGTCGATCGTGATGTCGGCATATTTCGTGGGCTTTTTGGGCGGCTCGCGTATGGCACCGGGTATGATCCGGCGCGTCGGTCACGTGCGTGTCTTCGCGGCGCTGGCGTCGATGATCTCGGCTGTCATGATCCTGTATCCGACCTTTCCGAACGTCGCTGTCTGGTCGGTGGGCCGCGTGTTGATCGGCTTTTGTTTTTCTGCGGTTTACGTGACAGCAGAAAGCTGGCTCAACAACGCCGCTACTAACGAAAACCGGGGGCAGGCGCTGTCATTGTATATGATCGTGCAAACCTTTGGCATCGTTATTGCGCAAGCGCTTTTGCTCACCGCGGACCCTTCAGGCTTTGTCCTGTTCGTTATTCCGTCGGTTTTGGTCAGCGTGGCGGTGACGCCAATTTTGCTGTCGATCAGCCCGACGCCCGCGTTTGACACCACCAAACCGATGAGCTTGCGCGAACTGGCCGGCTTCTCGCCCTTGGGGTGTGTCGGCATGTTCCTGTTGGGCGGGGTCTTTTCGGCGCAGTTCGGCATGGCCTCGGTTTACGGTGCCGAAGCCGGGCTGACCGTGGCGCAGATTTCGATCTTCGTTGCGACGTTTTTTGTGGGTTCGGTGGTTTTGCAATATCCGATCGGTTGGGTTTCGGACCGGATGGACCGTCGTCTTTTGATCGTTATCACCTCCATCATTGGGGGTATCGGGTCTGTCATCGGCATGCTGTTGGGGCATAACTTTAGCGTGCTGCTGCTGACCGCCTTTGTCGTAGGTGGCATGTCTAACCCATTGTATTCGCTTCTTATTGCGCACACGAACGACTTCCTTGAACCCGAGGATATGGCCGCGGCATCCGGTGGCATGATCTTTATTAACGGGTTGGGCGCTATTCTGGGTCCGGTGATCACCGGCTGGATGATGGGCACCGCGCTCGGGCCGGGCGGGTTCTACCTGTTCACGGCGGTTCTGTTCTTTGCTTTGGCGGTCTACGCGTCCTACCGCGCGACGGTGCGTCCGGCCATTCCTGCGGATGAAACGGGTAACTACATCCCGATTTACCCCGCTGCGACGACCGTTGCGGTCGAATTGGCGCAAGAATACGCGATCGAGAGCGAACAAACCGCCGAAGCGGAGCCGACCTAG
- a CDS encoding DUF924 family protein gives MKTREDVRRFWLDETGPAGWYAVDDDLDAAIRSQFLDTWSLIGTHRLDHWLTDAKGTLAYLILADQFPRNMFRGQGKAFSTDLRALRAAQTAVRNEWDRLIAPPERQFFYLPFMHSESLTDQDHCVRLVVDRMPDAEDTLRHARAHRKVIRQFGRFPYRNNALGRRSTAAETEYLDDGGYAYTLRTLT, from the coding sequence ATGAAAACGCGTGAGGACGTACGTCGGTTCTGGCTGGATGAAACTGGGCCTGCGGGATGGTATGCGGTGGATGATGACCTTGATGCCGCGATCCGGTCACAGTTTCTGGACACCTGGTCGCTTATCGGGACCCATCGGTTGGACCATTGGCTGACCGATGCGAAAGGCACTTTGGCCTATCTCATTCTAGCGGATCAGTTTCCGCGCAATATGTTTCGTGGGCAGGGGAAGGCGTTTTCGACCGATCTGCGGGCCCTGCGGGCAGCTCAAACCGCTGTGCGCAACGAATGGGATAGACTTATTGCGCCGCCTGAACGGCAATTTTTTTACCTTCCGTTCATGCATTCAGAAAGTCTGACCGATCAGGATCACTGCGTTCGGCTGGTCGTTGACCGTATGCCCGACGCCGAGGATACGCTGCGGCATGCGCGCGCGCATCGAAAGGTGATCCGGCAATTCGGCAGATTTCCCTATCGCAACAACGCCTTGGGTCGGCGAAGCACCGCCGCTGAAACCGAATATCTTGACGACGGGGGGTATGCCTATACCCTGCGGACACTCACGTAA
- the lpdA gene encoding dihydrolipoyl dehydrogenase, with the protein MAAKSFDLIVIGAGPGGYVAAIRGAQLGLSVAIVEREHLGGICLNWGCIPTKALLRSSEVFHLMQRASEFGLKADNIGYDLEAVVKRSRKVAGQLSGGIGHLMKKNKVSVFMGAATLAGKGKVSVKSKDGEETLIAKNIVLATGARARNLPGLEADGKRVWMYKDALQPPHMPKKLLVIGSGAIGIEFASFYNTLGADTTVVEVMDRILPVEDEEISKFAKKQFEKQGMKIMQKAVVKQLDRADDKVTAHIETGGKVTKHEFDTVISAVGIVGNVEDLGLEDLGVKIDRTHVVTDEYCRTGVEGLYAIGDIAGAPWLAHKASHEGVMVAELIAGQHTHPVKPESIAGCTYCHPQVASVGYTEAKAKELGFDVKVGRFPFIGNGKAIALGEPEGMIKTVFDAKTGELLGAHMVGAEVTELIQGYVVGRQLETTEEDLMNTVFPHPTLSEMMHESVLDAYGRVIHM; encoded by the coding sequence ATGGCTGCGAAATCCTTTGATCTGATCGTGATTGGTGCGGGGCCGGGGGGCTATGTTGCGGCCATCCGGGGCGCGCAACTGGGGCTTTCGGTCGCCATTGTAGAGCGTGAGCACCTAGGCGGCATTTGTCTTAACTGGGGCTGTATCCCGACCAAAGCGCTTTTGCGGTCGTCGGAAGTATTCCACCTGATGCAGCGGGCAAGCGAGTTTGGCCTGAAGGCAGACAATATCGGCTATGATCTGGAGGCAGTTGTCAAGCGGTCGCGCAAGGTTGCGGGGCAGCTGTCCGGCGGTATCGGGCATTTGATGAAAAAGAACAAAGTCTCGGTCTTCATGGGCGCGGCAACGTTAGCGGGCAAAGGTAAAGTGTCGGTTAAGTCGAAAGACGGGGAAGAGACGCTGATCGCCAAGAATATCGTACTGGCGACCGGTGCGCGGGCCCGCAACCTGCCTGGGCTGGAAGCAGACGGAAAACGCGTGTGGATGTACAAGGATGCCTTGCAGCCGCCCCATATGCCGAAAAAGCTGCTGGTGATCGGATCTGGCGCGATCGGTATCGAATTCGCAAGCTTTTACAATACCTTGGGCGCAGACACGACTGTTGTCGAGGTGATGGATCGTATCCTTCCCGTCGAGGATGAAGAGATCAGCAAATTTGCGAAAAAGCAGTTCGAAAAACAGGGCATGAAGATCATGCAGAAGGCCGTTGTCAAACAACTGGACCGCGCTGATGACAAGGTGACTGCCCATATCGAAACGGGCGGCAAGGTGACCAAGCATGAGTTTGACACCGTGATCTCCGCCGTAGGTATCGTTGGCAATGTCGAGGATCTTGGGCTGGAGGATCTGGGCGTGAAAATTGATCGGACCCATGTCGTGACCGATGAATATTGCCGGACCGGCGTCGAGGGGCTGTATGCCATCGGTGACATCGCCGGTGCCCCTTGGTTGGCGCATAAAGCCTCGCACGAGGGGGTGATGGTCGCCGAATTGATCGCGGGTCAACACACGCACCCGGTCAAACCGGAATCCATCGCCGGCTGCACCTATTGTCACCCGCAGGTCGCGTCCGTCGGGTATACGGAAGCCAAGGCGAAAGAGCTTGGCTTTGACGTTAAGGTGGGTCGCTTCCCCTTTATCGGGAATGGCAAGGCGATTGCCCTTGGCGAGCCCGAGGGGATGATCAAAACCGTCTTTGACGCAAAAACAGGCGAATTGCTTGGCGCGCATATGGTGGGCGCCGAGGTGACCGAGCTGATCCAGGGCTATGTCGTGGGGCGTCAGCTTGAGACCACCGAAGAAGACCTGATGAACACCGTCTTCCCGCACCCGACCTTGTCAGAAATGATGCATGAATCCGTGCTGGATGCTTACGGACGCGTTATTCATATGTAG